The Amycolatopsis umgeniensis DNA segment CCGGTGCCGGTTCAGCACCAGCCGGACGGTCCGGTGCAGCAGGACGAGCGCGGCGACCACCGCGAACCAGAGCCAGAGGCCGACGAGCACCGAATCGAACACGGCGGTGGACGCGGTCCTCGGAGCGGCGGTGAGATCTCCGCGGGCGTCGAGCCAGATCGGCACGGGCGATCCGGCGGGGCTGCCCGGCGTCGCGAGGACTCCGCCGGTGTGCCGGGCGCCGCGCGAGTCGGTCCAGGCCGCCTCGGTGGTCGAGTCCTCGGTCCCGACGCTCTCGCTGTCGACGATGCGGACGGGCGCGGCCTTCAGCAGGTACGCGGTGGCGGCCTGACGTCCGGCCGCGTCGGTGGCCGCCGCGGCCACCTGCCTGCCGTGGTTGGCCGAGCCGACGGCTGCCGCCACGGGGACGGCGAGAAGCGCGGCGAGGATGACGAGTTTGAGGATGAGGGCTTCGAAGCGGTCCGAACCGCGGGCGAGCGAGTTGTGACCCGGGAAGAGCCGTCGCCTGAACCGGGCGATCGGACCGCTGGACCCGTGCACGAGGAACCCCATTCCCTCAGACCGCGAAAACCTCCGGCTTCGATTCTCGGTCACCGGGGCGCCGCTGTCGCGGTATGGGGACACAGACCACTCTGTGAATCCGTACACAACTTTAATTCGTTTTGCCCGTCCGGGTTCTCTCGCTACCGTTCTCGCCATGGGGTTCTTCTTCTACCTGTGATTCTCGCCTTCGACGCGGCCCTGGCGTAGAGCCTTCGCTCCGCCGGGCCGCGTCTTTCCGCATGTTCTTCTTCCCTGCGAGAATCAGGAGGACGCCCCTGTGCGTACCCCGCATCGGAATCCCGGAACACAACTCGTGCTCTCCGGTGTCACCAAACGTTTCGACGACCACGTCGTACTCGACCAGGTCGGCTTCACCGTCAAACCGGGGGAGAAGGCGGGCGTCATCGGCGACAACGGCTCGGGCAAGTCCACCTTGCTCAGGCTGATCGCCGGCCACGACCGGGCGGACAACGGCACGGTGACCGTCACCGCGCCCGGAGGCGTCGGCTATCTCCCGCAGACGCTGGAGCTGCCCGAAACCGCCACGGTCGGCGACGCGATCGACCTCGCGCTGGCCGACCTCCGGAACCTGGAGTCCCGGTTGCGGGCGGCCGAGACATCGCTCGAGACCGCCGAAGACCTGATCGTGTACGGCGATCT contains these protein-coding regions:
- a CDS encoding Rv1733c family protein, which codes for MHGSSGPIARFRRRLFPGHNSLARGSDRFEALILKLVILAALLAVPVAAAVGSANHGRQVAAAATDAAGRQAATAYLLKAAPVRIVDSESVGTEDSTTEAAWTDSRGARHTGGVLATPGSPAGSPVPIWLDARGDLTAAPRTASTAVFDSVLVGLWLWFAVVAALVLLHRTVRLVLNRHRAAAWERAWAVYPRSGSWP